A genomic region of Lycorma delicatula isolate Av1 chromosome 4, ASM4794821v1, whole genome shotgun sequence contains the following coding sequences:
- the LOC142323368 gene encoding small integral membrane protein 15-like, protein MDDVIRHPTKELNIDPGTWEGWFNSFILWAGQNPWNFIYNILLILSPFFIISLLLSWKLAKALEHQKKDKKKKLKKESNTVKTRKTKVG, encoded by the exons ATGGATGATGTGATCAGACATCCTACTAAGGAATTGAACATTGATCCTGGAACATGGGAAGGATGGTTCAATTCCTTCATCTTATGGGCTGGTCAAAATCcatggaattttatttataatattttgctgattctttcaccattttttattatttctcttctcTTGTCTTGGAAATTAGCAAAAGCATTAGAACatcaaaagaaagataaaaagaaaaaacttaaaaaggaaAGTAATACAGTTAAAACACGAAAAACAAAAG TTGGCTGA